In one Novipirellula artificiosorum genomic region, the following are encoded:
- a CDS encoding membrane or secreted protein, with amino-acid sequence MRHSLPITSAILLTATLLATLAGCRGQGLFPPAGTMNQQQANAIVHDPYCQNDIAPFEAASRPPSYQEPLPEPVRNRLIPDAMPWLGR; translated from the coding sequence ATGCGACACTCTTTACCCATCACCTCGGCCATTCTGTTGACCGCCACCCTCTTGGCAACCCTTGCGGGATGCCGTGGACAGGGCCTGTTTCCGCCAGCGGGGACGATGAATCAACAGCAAGCCAACGCAATCGTTCACGACCCCTACTGCCAAAACGACATTGCTCCCTTTGAAGCCGCCTCGCGCCCCCCGAGCTACCAAGAACCGCTTCCGGAGCCCGTCCGCAATCGGCTGATTCCCGACGCGATGCCGTGGTTGGGGCGATAA
- a CDS encoding pseudouridine synthase has protein sequence MPRRSSKKKIASKPPAEPNKPIRLQRLLATAGFGSRRQCEELISEGRVEVNGSIVDKLGTTADPKTAKIYVDGTPLKPQRLVYYAVNKPTGVVTTNSDPEGRPRVIDLVPPTERVFPVGRLDRSSEGLILLTNDGDLGQQLAHPKYQIRKVYRVTVAGKITAEAMRSMEKGMYIAEGYVKVEGAKILKSRPRATELEITLREGKNREIRRVLARLGHKVQQLRRIAIGPLRLGEMPIGSYRVLTHQEIKKLHDAAEQSRQTADAKPTKAARPKRGPKKSLSRSQSGGRPKTKDSRSTSRGKPAAKGPAAKGPAAKSKVRINRSPDYEPKSTGGVVIGGEEPSAKTSPPAKSSERKRATKKRATMKRATKKPPTAKAGKATRSKAPRSTKKKRGR, from the coding sequence ATGCCACGCCGCTCTTCCAAGAAGAAAATCGCCTCGAAACCACCCGCTGAGCCAAACAAACCCATTCGGTTGCAGCGACTGCTTGCGACGGCCGGATTCGGCAGCCGGCGGCAGTGCGAAGAATTGATTAGCGAGGGGCGTGTTGAAGTCAACGGTTCGATCGTCGACAAGCTTGGCACGACGGCCGATCCCAAGACCGCCAAAATCTATGTGGACGGAACTCCGCTGAAGCCGCAACGGCTTGTCTATTACGCCGTCAACAAACCGACGGGCGTCGTGACGACGAACTCCGACCCCGAAGGCCGGCCTCGCGTGATCGATTTGGTTCCGCCAACCGAGCGAGTCTTCCCGGTCGGTCGGCTTGACCGCAGCAGCGAAGGGCTGATTCTGCTGACCAACGATGGCGACCTTGGCCAACAACTGGCACATCCCAAGTACCAAATTCGCAAAGTTTACCGGGTCACCGTCGCGGGCAAGATCACCGCAGAGGCGATGCGGTCGATGGAAAAAGGAATGTACATCGCTGAGGGCTACGTGAAGGTCGAAGGAGCGAAGATCTTAAAAAGCCGGCCACGGGCAACCGAACTGGAAATCACGCTTCGCGAAGGCAAGAACCGCGAGATCCGTCGTGTCCTCGCCCGGCTCGGCCACAAAGTCCAGCAACTGCGCCGGATCGCGATCGGGCCTCTTCGGTTGGGGGAAATGCCGATTGGATCGTATCGCGTCTTGACGCACCAGGAGATTAAGAAGCTGCACGATGCTGCGGAACAGTCGCGTCAAACTGCAGACGCGAAGCCCACAAAAGCAGCTCGCCCCAAACGGGGGCCGAAAAAGTCACTCAGTCGTTCGCAATCCGGCGGACGTCCCAAAACGAAGGATTCGCGATCGACGAGCCGCGGCAAGCCTGCTGCGAAGGGCCCCGCTGCGAAAGGCCCCGCCGCGAAAAGCAAGGTCCGCATCAATCGGTCGCCCGATTATGAACCCAAATCGACGGGCGGCGTCGTGATCGGCGGCGAAGAGCCATCGGCAAAAACGAGCCCACCTGCAAAATCGTCTGAGCGTAAGCGGGCGACGAAGAAGCGGGCGACAATGAAGCGGGCCACCAAGAAGCCGCCAACCGCGAAAGCCGGCAAGGCGACACGAAGCAAAGCACCACGAAGCACGAAGAAGAAGCGAGGACGATAG
- a CDS encoding dihydroorotate dehydrogenase electron transfer subunit produces the protein MSKLHAKHYADRMNQVHSTIEHNELVGEHTYRLRIAAPTIASSVLPGQFVMIRLAGRNAPLIGRALAVYDVVRDPSGTPTWIDLVYLRKGVMTRSLAASPLGTAVSVWGPLGNGFRNTPCDRLIMAVGGIGQTPMLTLGREALARQSFGDPVRSSGWSPHVELIYGARRKSLLAGVDDFRAAGFQVTLCTDDGSEGLKQLVPEVLAARLNQLPPGEQIRVATCGPEIMMEKVAEVCENAGPTVSCDVSMETPMACGIGICFSCVAKIRQQGPEPWDYKRTCVEGPIFDAKDICW, from the coding sequence ATGTCGAAACTGCATGCCAAACACTATGCCGACCGAATGAACCAGGTCCATTCGACGATCGAACATAACGAGCTGGTCGGAGAACACACCTACCGTTTGCGGATTGCGGCGCCCACGATTGCCAGTTCGGTGTTGCCCGGTCAATTCGTGATGATTCGGTTGGCAGGTAGAAACGCGCCACTGATCGGCCGAGCGTTGGCGGTTTATGACGTTGTTCGCGATCCCAGCGGCACACCGACGTGGATCGATTTGGTTTACCTCCGCAAAGGCGTCATGACACGATCCTTGGCGGCCTCCCCACTCGGGACCGCCGTCTCGGTATGGGGGCCGCTTGGAAACGGGTTCCGCAACACACCGTGCGATCGATTGATCATGGCAGTCGGCGGTATTGGCCAAACTCCGATGCTAACGCTTGGTCGCGAGGCCCTTGCTCGCCAGAGCTTTGGTGATCCGGTGCGATCCAGCGGCTGGTCTCCGCACGTCGAACTCATTTATGGCGCGAGGCGAAAATCGCTGCTGGCCGGCGTCGACGATTTTCGCGCGGCCGGGTTTCAGGTCACCCTTTGCACCGACGACGGTTCGGAGGGCCTCAAGCAATTGGTTCCCGAGGTGTTGGCGGCGCGGCTCAATCAATTGCCGCCTGGCGAGCAGATTCGCGTCGCGACCTGTGGCCCTGAAATCATGATGGAAAAGGTTGCCGAGGTCTGCGAAAACGCCGGTCCCACGGTGAGCTGTGATGTTTCGATGGAAACGCCCATGGCGTGCGGGATCGGAATCTGTTTTTCCTGCGTCGCCAAAATTCGCCAACAGGGCCCCGAGCCATGGGACTATAAGCGAACGTGCGTTGAGGGCCCCATCTTCGACGCCAAAGACATCTGTTGGTAG